In the Lepus europaeus isolate LE1 chromosome 10, mLepTim1.pri, whole genome shotgun sequence genome, tcccatattatattgctgattcaagtcctactTCTCtctttccaattcagctccctactaatgcacctgggaaggcagcagaagatgttccaagtccttgagttcctggtACCATATAAGGCCAGTCCTGAATCAGGTGGTTCTTGGCCAATTGTttggccatttaaaaaaattgtgccaAATTACCTAACTGGCtaaattcattccccaaataacacGACCAAAAGCATAGAATAACTCCAATAGTGATATTGCTATGTAAGTGGTATCAAATATCTGTGTAATTTTGGTTTTACTTTATATGTGCATATTATATGACATGAGTAATCTATGTCATATCTGTGCCTCAATTTAAAAGTAACCacaggggcttgtgctgtggtatagcaggtaaagctacatgcctgccatgctggcatcccatagaggtgctggttcaagtttcagctgctccacttctaatccagctctctgctatagcctgggaaagcagcagtagatgggcccaagtccttgggctcctgcatccacgtgggaagacccagaggaagctgctggctcctggcttcagattggtgcagctctgcccatttcagccaactggagagtgaaccagcagatgaaagacctctctttctgcctctccttctctctgtgtgtaaatctttcaaataaataaatctttaaaaatgaaataaaagtaacCATATTAAAAATCCCTCCACAGTGCCACCACCTAGAGATGATCGTGGCTAGCACCTGGTCTCACTCCAAGGCTTTTGGTCATTATGTCCTAAGTACCTGGATTTGAAGCAGCTCTCATGACAGTCACCGTCTTGGAGAGCCTGGGTGTGTTGATGTGCATTCTCTTCACTGACAGTTTTTAAAGCGTGGGTAAAATTGCTTAGCAAGAACAATCCTAACTGGGGTGACCTATCTGGGTGACCCTCAGACACAATGAAGATGCAGgggtagagactgagagaagaTCAACTCCACCACTGAGTTCTTTGTATTCTGTCCACACCCATCCACTTGCCAAAAGGTCCGCCATAGGGTAGGAAAGTGCTGCCTGCAGAGGGAGAAGTGGAGAGCCTTCTACTGTTAGGAAAGCAGCAACAATGGCTGCCGAAAACAGCCGACGGAGCCAGCCCCTCACCTGGGAAACTCCAGTCCACCAGATGGGCCCCAGAGAGGCCACGATGCTAACCAGCCTAGGAAGGTGCTGTCTCCAGAAAGCTGACAATTCATACCCAGAGCTGCAGAGTGGAGTATTCGCTCTTCAACTGCAGGAGACGCGCAGTGAACTGCAGCTTCACCGGTTACAAGGCTGGGTTACTTTATGGGAATGGACACACCCcaaggaaaacaatgaaaatggaGGAGGGCTTTTGCCATTAAATATAAAAAGTGGGCAGGGAGGTTGGAGTGGAACCAGAAAAAGGAGCATGGCCCCTTTGGGGCATTCCAACATGGACACTGGCAGGCTTGCGTCTTCATGTCCTATCTGTCAGTCCATTGTCTGTTGCTACAGCAAATACTTGAGACAAAGTCATTTATGAAGAATAGAGGTGTAGGGGCAGGTGCTCGGTGCAGCAgcttgagccactgcttggggcacctgcatccccatATCAGgtactactccacttctgagtcagTAACCCAAGGATTCCCCACTTATAGGTTCCACCACCTCCCCTTAGTGCCACTCTGGGGACCAAGCCTGCAGCACAAGGACCTACTAGGGAAACTCAAGCCATATACAAACCACAGCAGGTAGGAAAGGCAGAACCACAGAGTCTCACAACCCAAAGTGTTGTCACTGTCGTCTACCCACAAATTTTAAATTGCCAGCCCAGTGGACTGAGTTCCATCTGGGATGTGTCCTTCTTGGCCTGCagaagttttttggtttttttttttctttatttgtttgcatTAACCCAATAGAGTATTTATAAAGTGCTCAAATCCCAGATTCCCTTGAAAAATTAGAAGACCTGACCACGTGGAGTCCACATTCTGACCTGTCAGTAATGAACAGGGTTTCACACTGGAAACCCTTTAGGTCTTCTGTGTCCTGTCCCAGCTGGGAGTTCCAGCTCTGCCCACCCCGAGCTTCCCAGCTACCAGTCCTTGTAGGTCAGTGGACCCCAGGAGGCCATAGGAGCCTTTGGGAAGCAAAGTAGAAGGTTCCAGCTGAGGCCCCAGTGCAACTGTCTTAGGAGAGCCAAGGGAGCTGCCAGTGTTGGTCACCGGAGAATTTGGGTGAGGACCTCAGGGTGGGAGCTTTGAGTAGGGCCAACTGCTCCAAGCCCTGGTTTCCTCCCGGGGGTCTTCCTCCTGCTACACCATCCCCGAGGCTGCACCCCCAGCTCCTGCTGAAGGAGTCACCTTGGAGactggctgtgcacctgcagaaGACAAGTGCTTCGCCCCCACCAAGGTGACCCGGATAGGGCACCGCAGCCGCGCGCAGAGGAAGGTGTTCAGTCTTTGGAATCGCACCATGGACGCCCAGCTCCTGCGGTTTCATCCATACCCCTGCGTGAGAGCATAGAAACCCCGGGTCCTGGTCAATTCTGCCGCTTGGGGACCTGCACCAGAGTGGAGGGAGCTACGGTGCCAGGCGCACCAACCAGCGGGGCGCGGCGGGGTGCGGGACCCTGCGCCTCTGCGCGGATGCAGGCGGGGGACCCCCGGGCGGAGTCGAGCGCGGGGCGGAGCGCGAGGGCCCGTGCGAGACGGTGGGCAGAGCTGCGGGGGCGGAGCGCTAACTCCAGCGGGAAGAGGGAGACCGCCACGCGGCGGGGAAGCGCGCTGGGGCAAGGAAAAAAAGGGAGACGCACGCCCGGCCCCTCTACCCCCGACACGCACACACTCAGTGCGCGGCAAGTGCAGGAACCGAGCGTCCCGACCCGCGCGCACCCAGCCCGCGATCCGCGCTCGGGCCCCTGGCAGCCAAGCGCATGGCGGAGAGTGGCCGAGGAAGGTAAGTGCTCAGGTGGGCGCAGTCCGGCCTCGACGTAGGTAGGGGAAGGAGAAGGCATCCCCTAGGCAAAGGGCTCCAACGCCCACTTCGGTCTCCCGGAAATTCGGACTGCTTTGCCTTCCGTCCCTCTCGGGATGAGCCTGGAGGGCGAGCTGGCTCCGGGAGGTGCCCCCTGTACCCTCCAGCAGCGGGCAGGGGGCTGTAGGCTGGCGCGGGCGGGCGCGCGCGCGAGGAGGGAGCCCCAAACCACAGGGAGGAAcacggcccctgcacctgcccgagaggggagcagaggagagCTGGCAGCGTCCTCCCAGCGCCCTGCGTTGTCTTGCGGCGCAGAGGCCCCACAGGCTCCAGCTTCTCCAGTCGGCACTTCCGACTTGGGTCTTACCCTTGGCCGAGCACGCGCGCGCTCGCGCGGGGAGGGTGACACGGAGGAAGGACAGAGGGGCGGCTAGAGCGGCTCGGGCATGGCCAGGAGGACATCCTGCGGACGTGAGGCCGGGAGCTGGCCCTCCTGAGTGCATGCCTTGTCCTCCTGGGCCTCGGGACTGGAGAGCCGCGGAGTGTGACAGCCGATGGGGACACAAGTCCCGCTTCTCCGTCTCCAGCTGAGTGGCGTCTCTGGGGATTGAGGTCTCGCGGGGGACCGAGAGGCGACCGCAAGGGATGACATCTATGGGTGCGGATGCCACCGACCGCAAACTTCACCCCCTCAGAGGTTTCCACCTGGGGCACACGGCTGGAGCGTGCGCCACAGCGTGGGGTGTCGCCAGCCTCCTATGACTCTTGTCTCTTGCGGTCCGTTGCTTGCCACCTGCAACCCGCCGGCCGGACACCTGAGTGGTCTTCTGGTGTGCGAAGGGATGTGGCCTCCTGGCacccccccctcccgccccagccGGTCCTGCAGGTGTTGGGTGCAGGTCcttccctccacctgctggtGTCACCTTGCACCCTGGGGCACCCTGTCTCCCAAGGGTGCAGTCCTTCAGAGATCTTTTTGGTTTGCTTCCTCTCCAGTGGGCACTTTGAAGTACTAAGAATCTGGGGACTTAGGCGGGGAAGGAGAGTTCCACACTCAGAGCCTCCTGGGTCCCCTTTCCCACCCTTGGGGACTGTTTTTAGTTAAGCCAGGCCTCGGCTGCCACCACTTATGGGAGTCACAGACCTTGGAGTGGGGCAAGAGATGGTGCCTCCCATGCATGGTTGACTCTGGGTGGGGGTCTGGAACCTGGTGAAGAGGGGAGGGAACAGATCCAAGTAGTGGGGGGCAAGGAGAGGGCACAGATAAAGGACTTCTGTAGCTGGTTCCCAAAGAGCAAGGGGACAGCAGAGAATTGCttccacccacacccccacctccatCTGCAGCGTCCCAGTCAGGGCCACATGCATGCATCCAGCAGATTCCCAGCGGCCTCTGCTATGTGCCAGGGCAGTGGGAATTTGCTTTACGGGAAGACTGGGGCTCTGAGAACATAAATCACTGGTCCGGGATGATTCAGCCTCTCCATGCAAAAATGGGTTTTGTGATTTCCAAGTCTGTGGTTTGGTCAGGACAAAGGGGAGCAATGGCCTGCTTGAAGGAAGGACCCTGGAGAACCCCGGCCCTCCTGCTTCAGTGCCCTTGGCCAGCAGCTGGCCCAAGAGCGGGATGGCTGGAGACGCCGGGGCCAGGTGCCAGAAGCAGTCTTGGGAAACTTCCAGCAAGCCCCTGTGGGGGCTGATGAAGTGGTGAGGGTTGGGGGCTGCCTGGGACTCCTGGGGAAAAGGACAACAGTTGCACATTCTTTTTGGTTGTTGCGGGGTTGTCCAGTCCATCCTGTCCCCTGGTCTTCCTGACAGCTTGGCCTACAGGGAAAAGTTCACATCCCTTCTCCCCAGCACCCTGGATGGCTGTGAGGGTGGGCAGTGGGTGACCGGGATCTCTGGAGGAATGCTACCAGATGTGGTGCACGTGGCCGACTGCTTATGTCTCCTTCCAGGACCCAGCATGGCATGTCAGTGCTCCCCAGGGATGTGGGCAGGGTGCTAGGCTCACTGTCGCTGTGAGACCAAGGTCTACAGCTCCAGCTCGGCACACTCGGACCTTCTGCAACTCTCTCATAGTGCTCCACCTGCAGGCATCACCATGGCAACCCAGAATGGAAACACTAGTTTTGCACCCAACTTTAATCCGCCCCAAGACCATGCTTCCTCTGTCCACTTCAACTTCAGCTATGGCGATTATGACCTCCCTCTGGATGAGGAAGAGGACATGACCAAGACCCGGACCTTCTTTGCAGCCAAGATCGTCATAGGCGTGGCCCTGGCAGGCATCATGCTGGTCTGTGGCATTGGCAACTTTGTCTTTATCGCTGCCCTCGCCCGCTATAAGAAGCTGCGCAACCTCACCAACCTCCTCATTGCTAACCTGGCTATCTCCGACTTCCTggtggccatcatctgctgccccttcGAGATGGACTACTACGTGGTGCGCCAGCTCTCCTGGGAGCATGGTCATGTGCTCTGTGCCTCCGTCAACTACCTGCGTACCGTCTCCCTCTACGTCTCCACAAATGCCCTGCTGGCCATCGCTATTGACAGGTGAGGACATTGGGCAGGGGTCAGGGACCGAGGCCAAGACAGGCTGCTGGTTTCCTCACTTAGGCTCTGGTAGGCTGGCCCTGGATGCTCACTGATTTGCCAAGGGGCAAGAGGAGACCTTGCTTCTCCAGTTGTGTTCTGGTCCTCTAAGTATGAGTAAGAGTGAGGCTCCTGATGCCCCAGCTCTGGGCCGTGCCCCTAGATGCCAAGTCTGCTTCAGATACAGCCACCACCACACAACAGCAATGGCATCAAGCACAAAGGCAAAAGTAGAAAGTTCAGAACAGCTGCTGCTTAAAAGCCACGTGACAGTTAACCAGGGCAGCTTCCAGTCATTTCCTATATACAAAGTTTTTCCTGTAACCACCACCCAGATTGAAGCATAAAACTTTCCCATCACCTAGAAAATATCCTTAGGCCCCTTACCCTCCCACCCTAGGCAAACCATGGACCTGATTTTAATCCTGAGTTCTGACTTGCCTAGTCTTTAATGTCACAAAACAGGACTCAGACACTGTGTGCTGTCTTTTCCAATGACTTTGTTACAGCGCtggttttaaaataagataactTGCTTTGTTGCACAAAATTCCCCAGGGGAAATGAAACAAACTCTCATTTGATGCAAAATCAGGTttctgggccccaccccagcctcctgaaGGGGAATTCCTTTAGGCTGGgtcccaggaatctgcatttgtACCCAATCCCTTGAGTGACTCTGAAGCTCACAGAAGTGAGAGTCATCCCTGTTCTCCTCATCCTATTGAAACCTCTGCCTTCAAgtgctggttttgttttgtttttttgtagcaTTGGGGTCTCTTGGGAAGCAATCATCCTGGTACAGTGTGGCAGGAAAGAGTCATCCTTTTTCACCCCAAACCAATTCTACCCAAGTCAGCCTCTGAGCACCCTTTGAAGTTCTGGCTTCCCTCAGTCACCTACACAGGAAAAGCTACCACCACCCCATGCATCTCCCCCTGTCCCACCCTCCATCAGCCCACCCTAGCGTTCAGCCCTGCACCAAGTCCTGGCAGTTCTCCCTCCAGCATCATCTCTTGGCAAGGCATGGCTGGATCATCATGCTCTTCTAACCTGTCCATTCCTCACCCCCAGCAGCTCCTGCTGTCCCCTGAGATCCACATTCACCATCAGAATATCATCTTCTTCAAACATCCCACTGCTTACAAAATCTCTCAAAGTCCCAGAGCCTACAGAATACAGAATACAGAGCCAAATCCTGCACCCAGTACTCTGTGCCCTTTGCAATCTGATGCCAATCTCTCTTTCCAAACCCATGCTGTGTAACAAGGTACAGAACCTTTTCCAAAAGACCATGCATTTCCAGTGTGATAACCATGACTTCTATCTTCTGTCTCCACAGTGCATAGCACAGAGCCTTATATCTGAGTCCTAGCTTGAGTTACTTCCAAAACAGACACTGAGATGCTGAGATAAGGATTTGTGTGCAGGCAGCACAGAGGGTACTTGAAGGGGAGGGAGATATGAGGCATAGAAGGGGAGGCATTGTAACGACAGAGGGTGCATTATTAAACAAGTCTCCATTCGGAGCCAAGGTGGACCACAGCTGAGAGTTCTCCCAGGACTGAGAGGTGAGAGGTGGGGTATTCACATACCAGTGCTCATAAATCACAGGTGAAGGCTACCCTGGGAATACCGTAGTGAAGAGGACTCTGGAAGCCCTCAGCAAAGAAACGTAGATGTTGGCAGATGGGCGTGGACAGGTGTCTACTAAGATGACAAGAGCTAATGGACGAGAGAGGGACACTGACAGCATCTTCTCCAACCTGGGAGACCCACAGCAGACTTCTGGGTCCTGCCATGTGCCCAGCCTATGTATGTGGAAACACAGAGCAATAGAAGACGTCGTCACTGGTGGCCAGGAGCTTTTCTTCCTCACCAGCACTAGACTTATGAAACATAAAGACCAGTGGAGAGATGTGTCACTGTGACCCTTGAATTCCACTAGGAGATCCCATGGCAATGTGGCTCTGTGCAGCCTGCAGCTTCATGAGGCTCTCTAGGACTAACCAGAGCTCATCCCAGCCACTTGCTACACCTCAGATTATTAACACGCACCATAGTTGCTGGAGATCCCTCACCCATCCTTGGGACCTTGTGTCACTGATACATGGGAAAGCTTCATGGAAAAGATGGTGAGACTCAAGGGTGCTGCTCTGATCACCTCCTGTTCACCTCATTTTGAAGGGGGCATTGTCTCACCTAATAATACAAGAGGACCAGACACGTGACACTTGATGATGGACAGCTGAGATTAACAGCAGGGACTCTGTCACATGCGCTCTAATTAGTCATACTATCCACTATGCAAGGCCACCCAGGAGTTGCACTTGGGAAAAGAGCAGACAAGTGGGGGCTGTAGGTTTTGTAGAGACAAGAGGGTGGAGTGGCCCCTGGTCCCCGTGGAGGACGTGATGGACTTGTGTGAATAATTTTGTGAGCTGGCAGGGAGAACCCCGGTTAGGCTGAGGATTGTGGATGCAGCTGGTCAGTTGGTAGCAGGATGGGGATCCTTTCCTGCCGGGTAGGAAGGTACatctggcaggggcaggggaacCCACAGCCTGGAAGGCTCAGAGATGCCAAGGCAGCATGTGGTGTTTCAGGCCTGAGGATACAAGAGCCGAGTAAGTAGCAACCCTCTTTCCTCATCAGGTTCAATTCCAGTTGAATCCAAGCAAAGTGGTAAGGAAGATGGACAGACAAACGCTTAGCTTTGTCCTGATGATGCTAGTTTTGGAGAATGGGGCTTTTATCTGTAGGCATGCGGCCCAATTCACGATGAACCCCAGAACCATTTAGGGCTGAGTATGGTGACGCAGGTCAGGTGGGAACAGCACAGTGCACACCCTCCCTACCCTGGCCACGTGCACTTCAGTACCACTTAGTGAGACAAGTCCATCCTACAATGTAGAAATACCAGAAGGGCCATCTAGTGTCACCTCTGTGTACTGCAGCCAGAATAGCCGGCTCGCAGGGAAGGCCTTGAGAAACACATCCAAGCAGACAGCAACAAAGGCCTTGCAGCTTCCCTCTTGCTAATGAACAAGCCATGGTAAATGGTCAAGTTAAACAAACCATCCTCAATTCCAGCATGCTATATGTAGATGTAACCTGATCGGAAACCTGCAAGATGGTCAATAAAATTATTATCATCCCCACTTCCCAGATGAAGAAGCTATATCCCAGGAGCATGGCTGGAATCCAGATTTTCTAAATAACTTCTAGGCAGTGTTCTTTCTGATTTGTTTGGTACCAACCTTAGTTTTAGAGCATCCTACAGAATGAGGAAGGTGGTATTCTTCATTCTTCATTATTGCCCAGTGAAAACTTCATTAGACCTGTGATGTCTGTCATCTCAAGCCACTAAGTTGTGGTCATCTGTTACAGCGGCAACAGGAAATGAATTCACTCGGCCAACAATGATTGCCAGATGTCCCTGTACTGGCTGAGGAAGGGACAGCCCCATTGTCCTTCTCTCCAGCTCTGTGGGCCTTGTTCCACCCAGTCTAGTCACGTAGGTCCCAGTCTGGCAAGACTGGGTCCCAAGGATGGGTGAGGATCTCCAGCAACCATGGCGCATGTTAATAATCTGAGGTGTAGCAAGTGGCTGGGATGAGCTCTGGTTAGTCCTAGAGCCTCATGAAGCTGCAGGCTGCACAGAGCCACATTGCCATGGGATCTCCTAATGGAATTCAAGGGTCAGAGCCAAGAGAAGATAAAACAACCTCCTGGCTGAAATGTTGGCAGGGACAGGAAGAAATAGCATGGCAGAAGGCCTTCCTAGCCCCAAGAGAGACTTGGGGAGGGGGGGGTGGCCAAAGGGCCCAATTACAAAGCAAAGGTAAGTTGGATAGAACTTTCTACTAGCAGCTTCCTGCCCGGGGCCCCACCTGACTCAGGTACAGGCACACATTCAGCCCCAGAGTTGATCTGTTTCCTCACCCCATAAGAGGTAAAGAGATTGCAATAGGTGTTGTTCGGTGTCTGGAAAGAAGATATTCAATCCACACAAAGGAGCTCATTTCCCAGAGagggttccaggctccttccCAGACAGTGTGGCTCACTGGGAAGAGCAGGGGGAAGCCTGATGGAGTCAAAGTGGCACCTTCTCATGTGAGCTTCAGAGGGCCTGGGGAGGTGCGTGCAGATGCTTGGCTTCGGGAGCCTGGATTCAGGCCCCTGCAGAATGTGAGCTTGGGGAAGACATTTAATCTGTTTGATGCAGGCTGACACCTGGTGGGCAGGGCTGACAGCCTGCAGACCCTGACAGAGTACCACCCCCACTTCTCTCTCAGATGCAGGACCCCTCCTTCCCTTTAAACTGTaagataattgaaatgaagaCCCTTGAGCATTACGTTCTTAGGCAGAATGGCAGGATTGAAAATGAGTTGTATAATAGGACTCTTCATAGTCGTGGTTTATCTTATGGAACATCTTCTACGCACTTTGTAAACACTGTCATATTTCCTGCATACACCAGCCTGCACAGATGTCGTCCCAGGTTCCATTTGAGGAAATAAGTATCAGAGAGATTGAGTAATTCATGCTAGACCCCTACCAAAGCTGATCGGGGAAGAAGCCAGGGCAGAATTTACTCAGCCTGTTTGACCTGCAGCCTGTGCTCTCTCACACCTCTCTCCCAGATCCAAGAACCAGATGATGTTGCTAGAATAAAATGAAGATCAGAGAAGCTGTTGATGGATACATGGGGTTCACTGTGCCCATCAGGCAGGTTTTGTGTTTGGGGTCAGTTTAAAATCAGTCATGTGTCCAAGCACACTTCATGATGGCCGTTGGCTTCTGTCCCCCGCCAGGTATCTCGCCATCGTGCACCCCTTGAAGCCTCGGATGAATTACCAGACGGCCTCCTTCCTGATCGCTTTGGTCTGGACAGTGTCCATCCTCATCGCCATCCCGTCAGCCTACTTCACAACGGAGACCGTCCTCTTTATTGTCAAAAGCCAGGAGAAGATCTTCTGCGGCCAGATCTGGCCAGTGGACCAGCAGCTCTACTATAAGTCCTACTTCCTCTTCATCTTCGGCCTGGAGTTCGTGGGCCCTGTGGTCACCATGACCCTGTGCTACGCCAGGATCTCCCGGGAACTCTGGTTCAAGGCCGTGCCTGGCTTCCAGACGGAGCAGATCCGCAAGCGGCTGCGCTGCCGCCGGAAGACGGTGCTGGTGCTCATGGGCATCCTCACGGCCTACGTACTGTGCTGGGCGCCCTTCTACGGCTTCACCCTCGTGCGCGACTTCTTCCCGACTGTGTTTGTGAAGGAGAAGCACTACCTCACTGCCTTCTATGTCGTCGAGTGCATCGCCATGAGCAACAGCATGATCAACACCGTGTGTTTCGTGGCGGTCAAGAACAACACCATCAAGTACTTCaagaagatgctgctgctccactgccgTCCCTCCCCCCAGGGGAGCAAGTCCAGCGCCGACCTTGACCTCAGAACCAGTGGTGTGCCCGCCACCGAAGAAGTGGACTGTATCAGGTTGAAGTGACCTGCTGGTGTCTCACGACTGAAAACCCAGATCCAGTACTCAGAGCGTCACATGCCACCCACCAGGTGCCCGGCTGCACGGGGAGGGACAGCTGTGTTGCTGATTCTAAGCCAGGACCTACAAGGAAAGTAGATGCAAACCACAGCGGCTGACACTCCCTGATATCTGctgaacacctactgtgtgcgCAGTTTTGGCCACGAGATTAGACACAGGTGGCAGCAACTGACACAGAATCCCTACCGCATACAAACCACACCAATGAGATTAGACAAGGACAATAGGAGCAAACATTTACTGATATGCACaggcatttaaaaacaaaacaaaacaaaaagcag is a window encoding:
- the PROKR2 gene encoding prokineticin receptor 2, coding for MATQNGNTSFAPNFNPPQDHASSVHFNFSYGDYDLPLDEEEDMTKTRTFFAAKIVIGVALAGIMLVCGIGNFVFIAALARYKKLRNLTNLLIANLAISDFLVAIICCPFEMDYYVVRQLSWEHGHVLCASVNYLRTVSLYVSTNALLAIAIDRYLAIVHPLKPRMNYQTASFLIALVWTVSILIAIPSAYFTTETVLFIVKSQEKIFCGQIWPVDQQLYYKSYFLFIFGLEFVGPVVTMTLCYARISRELWFKAVPGFQTEQIRKRLRCRRKTVLVLMGILTAYVLCWAPFYGFTLVRDFFPTVFVKEKHYLTAFYVVECIAMSNSMINTVCFVAVKNNTIKYFKKMLLLHCRPSPQGSKSSADLDLRTSGVPATEEVDCIRLK